The Staphylococcus saprophyticus subsp. saprophyticus ATCC 15305 = NCTC 7292 genome contains the following window.
GTCGTTGTCACACATGAAATGAACTTTGCAAGGGATGTAAGTGATAAAGTGGTCTTTATGGCAGATGGCGTGATTGTTGAATCTGGATCGCCAACAGATATTTTTGATCATCAACAACATGAAAGAACTAAAAACTTCTTGAGTAGAGTACTATAAGCTGTTGAAACCAAGCATTTAAAGTTAGATTAATTAATAATCGTAACTTTAGATACTTGGTTTTTAATTTTGTCATGAAAAACTAAAATACGTCATACGCTAAACACTTCGGAATGTGTTAAACTATGGAATGTATGTTTTTAATGTGGGGTGTAATTAAATGGATTTAAACCAATTGAAACAAGATGTCATAGATTATGCTCATACAATTGGTATCGATAGTATTGGTTTTACTACAGCTGATCCTTTTGATGAGTTGAAACAAAAGTTAGCTGACTATCATGCGAAAGGCTATGCATCTGGTTTCGAAGAATCGGATATCGAATTGAGAACTGAACCGAAGTTATCGCTGCCGACAGCTAGATCAATCATTGCAATTGCAGTGGGTTATCCTAATAAATTGAAAGGCGCTCCTAAAAGTGTTCGTGGTGATCGCCGTGGTATGTTTGCACGAGCATCGTGGGGACAAGACTATCATTCGATTATGAGGAAACGCCTAGATAAATTAGGTGCGTATTTAGAAGAAAAAGTACCTGGTGTAGAAATACAATCAATGGTAGATACTGGTGTACTTTCAGATCGCGCAGTTGCTGAACGCGCGGGCTTAGGTTACGTAGGTAGAAACGGTTTTGTTATTAATCCAGAATTAGGTACATGGACATATCTAGGTGAAATGCTTGTAAGTATACCTTTTCCACCAGATGATCCGTTAATCGATAGTTGTGGTGATTGTACCATTTGTGTTGATCGTTGCCCAACTGGAGCACTTGTTGGTGATGGACAATTAAATAGTCAAAAATGTATCAGCTTTTTAACGCAAACTAAAGGGTATTTAGCTGATGAATATCGTTATAAAATTGGTAATCGTTTATATGGTTGTGATACATGTCAGCAAGTTTGTCCAAGAAATAAAGGAATCAATACTCAACATGATGATATCGTATTAGAACCAGAAATTTTGAAACCTAGATTGGTGCCTTTGTTGCAAATGAGTAATAAGGAATTTAAAAACACTTATGGTCATTTAGCAGGTGCATGGAGAGGGAAGAAACCGATACAGCGGAATGCTATCGTCGCATTAGCGCATTTTAAAGATGAAACTGCAATATCAGAATTACAAGAAGTAGCTTTGAATGATCCTAGACCCATGATTCGTGGTACTGCATATTGGGCAATAGGTCAAATTCAAGGTGAAGCGGCAAGGCCTTTTATAGAACAACATTATAATGATGAAATAGAAGAAGTCCAAGTAGAAATGATAAAAGGACTTGAAATGAGGAGCGAATAAAAGCATGACAAACCATATAGTATTATTTCAGCCACAAATACCTGGTAATACAGGCAGTATTGCTAGAACATGCGCTGGTACATATACACATTTACATTTAATTAAGCCATTAGGTTTTAGTACAGATGATAAAATGTTAAAACGTGCAGGCTTAGATTATTGGGAATCTGTGAACATTACCTATTATGAAAACATTGAATCATTTTTTGAAAACACAGATGGTACATACTATTTGTTGACTAAATTTGGTAAAAAGACGTATTCAGATTTTGATTTCACAGATACAGAACATGACCACTTTTTCATATTTGGACGAGAAACAACTGGATTACCTGATTGGGTAAAAGATGCTTATGCTGAAACTGCCTTAAGAATACCAATGAATGATAATATTAGATCATTAAATCTATCTAATACAGCTTCATTACTTATATACGAAGCTTTAAGACAACAAAGTTTCCCTGGGTTACATTAATTGTTTAAAATGAATGAAATTATAGTTAAAGCTTTGTATAATGAAGTTAAGCCTAAATATAATTTAAATCAGAAGAATCATAAGTTAAATTAAGTAAATAGTTTATGGTTACTGTAACAAGGGTAATAATAAAAATAATGCTAGAACGCGTCTTAATAGACAAAGAGGAGTGTAATTACTATGGCAATGAACTTTAAAGTTTTAGAAAATGAACAAGTTGTAGCGGAATATGCTGCAGATATCTTAAGAAAACAATTTAACAACAATCCAACAACAATTGCTGGCGTACACCTTTCAAGTGACAATGCACCAGTATTGGATGAATTAAAGAAAAATGTTGATAAACATGCAGTAGATTTTAGTCAAATTAATATTCTGGATTATGATAACAATAAATCATACTTTGAAGCACTTGGTGTTCCAGAAGGCCAAATCTTCAATGTTTCATTTGGTGAAGATACGGAATCATTTATTAAAGATAAAATCAAAACTAAAGAAAATAAAGGGAAATTGATTACACAAGTACTTTCTATTGATACAAATGGTAAATTAGATGTAAGTGTGAATCAAGGTTTATTCTCGGCACGTGAAGTTATTTTAATTATTACAGGTAGCGATAAAAAAGAAGTCGTTCATAAACTTTATGAAGAAAATGGTAAAACAAGTTTTGAACCTTCAGATTTAAAAGCGCACCGTATGGTTAATGTTATTTTAGATGAAGCGGCTGCTGAAGGTTTACCAGAAGATGTTAGACATTATTTCACTGCACGTTTTGCATAATTTATATGTGAGGTGATTGCAATGAGTTTAGATAAAAATCAAAATAATCTACATCGTGATGAATTAGAGTCAGAAAACGCGATGGTTGATGATTTAGAGGATGTCGTAGAATTAGGAAAAGAAATGGAACAAATCTCTGAAGAAAATGATGAAGATAAATTAGATAAATCACATGACCCAGCAGTACGTTCCGATTTAAATGAATAGTTTAAGCCACCTTTGTGAATTATTATGGTTCACAAAGGTTTTTTGTGTAATTGTGATGACGATTATTTTCGAAGTCATGTGGTAAAAAAAGAAATGCCATGTTAAATGTGAATGTGTTATTATTAAAGCATTATTGATTTAAGGAGAATTATATAAATGTTAAGCAAATATTGGAAATATATCATGATAAGTGCTGTTATTGTAAATTTAATTTCTATAAAAGGTTTTCCAATGGCAATTGGAGCGCTTTATTTACCAGTATTATTCAAAATTATTAAATTACAAATTAATTTATCACAAGGTTTAGTAGATCAAGTGAATGCATCAACTTTTGTAAAAAGTAATCAAACAGGCGTCATTATTAGTGTGTTATGTTGTATTGTTATAACTGTATTATTATTTAAGCCTTTAGGTAGCTTTTATGATAATTTAGATGGTTTCCTAGGATTATTAATAACAATTAGTCCAGTTACATTAGTGATAGGTGCGATCTTATTAATTTTAACTGCAGTTGGCGTGATTCAAGCGGCAAAAAATCAATTTAAAAGTGTTAATATCACTAAAGAGCGTTAAGACAATTTTTAATAATAGAGCTTTTAAGATTAATAAAATGTACGTCACTATGTTCATTCATCTAATATAAAAATTTTAATTGTATTTCCAATTATCGCGTCTGAGACAAAGTAGATGTCTCAGACGCTTTTTTTCATTTAGGCAGTAGATGACTGAATTGAAAAGGTAAAATCTCACTTATTTAAACAAACGATTAAAAAATTTGATTACTCTCCTGCTACCTTTTCATATAAAAGAAAAAATATCAATGTGTTGTTGTTTATGTATTTTAAAATTATCAATTGAATTATGAAAACGCTATATAATACGATTGCTCCTATAAAATGTTTAATGCTATACTAATAGCGAACAATGAATAATGAAGGGGAGAATTATAAATGTCAGTAAGAATAGAACATGATACATTCGGTGAAATTGAAGTACCTGCAGATAAATACTGGGGTGCACAAACAGAAAGAAGTAAACGTAATTTTCCAGTGGGTAAAGAACGTATGCCAATTGA
Protein-coding sequences here:
- the queG gene encoding tRNA epoxyqueuosine(34) reductase QueG encodes the protein MDLNQLKQDVIDYAHTIGIDSIGFTTADPFDELKQKLADYHAKGYASGFEESDIELRTEPKLSLPTARSIIAIAVGYPNKLKGAPKSVRGDRRGMFARASWGQDYHSIMRKRLDKLGAYLEEKVPGVEIQSMVDTGVLSDRAVAERAGLGYVGRNGFVINPELGTWTYLGEMLVSIPFPPDDPLIDSCGDCTICVDRCPTGALVGDGQLNSQKCISFLTQTKGYLADEYRYKIGNRLYGCDTCQQVCPRNKGINTQHDDIVLEPEILKPRLVPLLQMSNKEFKNTYGHLAGAWRGKKPIQRNAIVALAHFKDETAISELQEVALNDPRPMIRGTAYWAIGQIQGEAARPFIEQHYNDEIEEVQVEMIKGLEMRSE
- the trmL gene encoding tRNA (uridine(34)/cytosine(34)/5-carboxymethylaminomethyluridine(34)-2'-O)-methyltransferase TrmL is translated as MTNHIVLFQPQIPGNTGSIARTCAGTYTHLHLIKPLGFSTDDKMLKRAGLDYWESVNITYYENIESFFENTDGTYYLLTKFGKKTYSDFDFTDTEHDHFFIFGRETTGLPDWVKDAYAETALRIPMNDNIRSLNLSNTASLLIYEALRQQSFPGLH
- a CDS encoding 6-phosphogluconolactonase; amino-acid sequence: MAMNFKVLENEQVVAEYAADILRKQFNNNPTTIAGVHLSSDNAPVLDELKKNVDKHAVDFSQINILDYDNNKSYFEALGVPEGQIFNVSFGEDTESFIKDKIKTKENKGKLITQVLSIDTNGKLDVSVNQGLFSAREVILIITGSDKKEVVHKLYEENGKTSFEPSDLKAHRMVNVILDEAAAEGLPEDVRHYFTARFA
- a CDS encoding SAS053 family DNA gyrase inhibitor, with amino-acid sequence MSLDKNQNNLHRDELESENAMVDDLEDVVELGKEMEQISEENDEDKLDKSHDPAVRSDLNE